One part of the Candidatus Mancarchaeum acidiphilum genome encodes these proteins:
- a CDS encoding recombinase family protein, translating to MTLVFGYVRASTLEEVKQGSNERQKAEILKYAKAKGYDVEFFEDKAKSGKNTQRPEFERMLKSLGKRPKVIIVSKIDRFARSLSDLLKTLEFLEQNGIGFVSVNDSGIDTTTPNGRLLLQILGAFAEFERNMINYRTKAGREQAISKGIKFGRPSLKTKNGYFIDRRRVLELRNRGLSARAIAKALGCSITPVLKIIKEESGSS from the coding sequence ATGACGCTCGTCTTTGGCTATGTTCGCGCAAGCACTCTGGAAGAGGTAAAGCAAGGCTCAAACGAGAGGCAGAAGGCTGAAATCCTGAAATATGCAAAGGCAAAGGGCTACGATGTCGAATTCTTTGAAGACAAGGCAAAATCAGGTAAAAACACGCAGAGACCTGAATTTGAAAGGATGCTTAAATCACTAGGCAAAAGACCGAAAGTCATAATTGTGTCAAAGATAGACAGGTTTGCTCGCTCCCTTTCAGATCTTTTAAAAACACTTGAATTCCTTGAGCAGAACGGCATAGGATTCGTGAGCGTGAACGATTCAGGCATAGATACCACAACGCCAAACGGCAGGCTTTTACTGCAGATCCTAGGAGCATTCGCAGAGTTTGAAAGAAACATGATAAACTATCGAACAAAGGCAGGGAGGGAACAGGCTATCAGCAAGGGCATAAAGTTCGGAAGGCCATCCTTAAAGACTAAAAACGGATATTTTATAGACAGAAGGAGAGTACTGGAATTGAGAAACAGAGGATTATCAGCAAGGGCAATAGCCAAAGCCTTAGGATGCTCCATAACACCTGTATTGAAGATAATAAAGGAAGAATCCGGTTCTTCCTGA
- a CDS encoding class I SAM-dependent methyltransferase — MSRPQHDFINTNVKRGMTALDLGSGPGFFTTMLSEAVGINGTVHAVDGDKAAVTRLQNRAGALGMVNIKAYASSAASIPYIQSKSIDVLFSNGLLCCMLDHRGAVDEMMRVMKTGSRGFISVTKLFRKDGLGVPKDEWKEITRSFDVVDSGSSVVMDWVVVSKPGDDKNEL; from the coding sequence ATGTCAAGACCCCAACACGATTTTATAAATACCAACGTGAAACGTGGTATGACCGCGCTCGATCTTGGAAGCGGCCCCGGATTCTTCACGACCATGCTATCGGAAGCGGTAGGAATAAACGGCACTGTTCATGCGGTGGATGGTGATAAAGCCGCTGTGACGCGACTCCAGAACAGGGCTGGTGCACTTGGCATGGTGAACATCAAGGCATACGCTTCTTCTGCAGCCAGTATTCCATACATACAAAGCAAATCAATAGATGTTCTCTTTTCAAACGGCCTCCTCTGCTGCATGCTTGACCACAGGGGGGCAGTGGATGAGATGATGCGCGTTATGAAAACAGGCTCAAGAGGTTTCATCAGCGTAACAAAGTTGTTCAGGAAAGACGGCCTTGGCGTTCCAAAGGATGAGTGGAAGGAAATCACGAGATCATTTGATGTGGTAGATTCAGGATCATCAGTTGTGATGGATTGGGTCGTTGTTTCTAAGCCCGGAGATGATAAAAATGAATTATGA
- a CDS encoding DUF2130 domain-containing protein, producing MVKSSTKKRIGGNEALLVVCPKCGQEFSLTDTLKHELDDELENRLKIETERITKETTEKVRDEERKKISNEFKENEGKVKDLESKLEAANKKEVEILKKSRDIELKEKELPLKIEQEVETRRKEWEKNIEEIAKKSYENEISQLKLTIERQKKEVQEMQTKLTQGSQEAQGEIQELVLEETLRLLFPHDLIEPVPRGIKGADVTQTVRNSAGEAVGTIVWESKKTKNWSEKWIDKLIGDRDSVRGDIGVLMSETLPKDIKSFDLRKGIIIANFQLIDPIAHLLRGNLLKLFELKRANIDRTEKEGILYNFVLSNEFRSFMEGAALPVFNTLGDIQREKATMERIWKKRETQLTNSLRNLVKLYGNISGIANLPEIPVFSADNDSRKAIPDDLGMGHDPKKVKSNDDSQGE from the coding sequence ATGGTAAAATCAAGTACGAAAAAAAGGATAGGTGGTAATGAAGCATTGCTGGTTGTGTGCCCCAAGTGTGGCCAAGAATTTTCGCTCACAGATACATTGAAACATGAACTGGATGATGAATTAGAAAACAGGCTTAAAATTGAAACAGAGAGAATAACGAAAGAAACAACAGAAAAGGTACGGGATGAGGAAAGGAAAAAGATTTCAAACGAATTCAAGGAAAATGAAGGGAAAGTTAAAGATCTTGAATCTAAATTAGAGGCGGCTAATAAGAAAGAAGTGGAAATTCTGAAGAAAAGCCGTGATATTGAACTCAAAGAAAAGGAACTACCTCTTAAGATTGAGCAGGAGGTTGAAACCAGACGAAAAGAGTGGGAAAAGAATATAGAGGAAATTGCCAAGAAGAGCTACGAGAATGAAATTTCCCAGCTAAAACTTACAATCGAACGCCAAAAAAAGGAAGTTCAGGAGATGCAGACAAAGCTAACCCAGGGATCACAGGAAGCTCAGGGCGAGATTCAGGAACTTGTGCTTGAGGAAACTCTGAGGTTACTGTTTCCACATGATTTAATAGAGCCGGTTCCCCGTGGCATCAAGGGAGCTGATGTAACTCAGACTGTCAGAAACAGTGCCGGAGAGGCAGTTGGAACAATAGTCTGGGAATCAAAGAAAACAAAGAACTGGTCTGAAAAATGGATTGATAAGCTTATAGGAGACAGGGATTCTGTTAGAGGAGATATAGGGGTCCTCATGTCAGAAACCTTACCAAAAGACATTAAAAGTTTTGACTTAAGGAAAGGTATTATTATAGCCAATTTTCAACTGATTGATCCAATTGCGCATCTTCTCCGTGGTAACCTGCTCAAACTTTTTGAACTGAAGAGAGCCAATATCGACCGAACGGAGAAAGAGGGGATTCTGTATAACTTCGTTTTGAGCAATGAATTCAGGAGTTTCATGGAAGGAGCGGCTCTTCCTGTGTTTAACACCCTTGGTGATATACAGAGGGAAAAAGCGACAATGGAGCGCATTTGGAAAAAGAGAGAAACCCAGTTGACCAATAGTTTGCGTAACCTCGTAAAGCTATATGGAAATATTTCGGGTATTGCCAACCTTCCGGAAATACCAGTTTTTTCTGCGGACAATGACTCACGGAAGGCGATACCTGACGATTTAGGCATGGGTCATGACCCAAAAAAAGTAAAATCTAATGATGATTCACAGGGGGAGTGA
- a CDS encoding ParA family protein yields the protein MKTLTANRYSKQVNHKLITLSLQVLSMIISIANQKGGCGKTTTAANLGALLSEKHRVLLVDIDPQGNLTTHFGINKADQKHTIYDVMLNGRIEDAIIRKDGIDIVPSTIDLAGAEVELTGKIGREYILDNELKRIARKYDFVIIDTPPSLGIFTINSLVASDYVLIPVQAEFFALEGLTQLMRVVELVNSRLSRNLKLLGMVITMFNARTRSSNEVLEDVRKHYSKNLFKTVIPRNVTVTDSTMAGSPAVRYNKNASASRAYVKLASELEKKLKVK from the coding sequence TTGAAGACGTTAACCGCTAACCGTTACTCCAAGCAGGTTAACCATAAACTTATAACTCTTTCCCTCCAAGTTCTATCAATGATCATATCCATCGCCAACCAGAAGGGAGGCTGCGGAAAGACAACCACTGCAGCCAATCTGGGAGCATTGCTGTCGGAAAAGCACAGAGTTCTACTGGTCGATATTGACCCGCAGGGCAATCTGACCACTCATTTTGGCATAAACAAAGCAGACCAGAAGCATACAATATACGATGTAATGCTCAACGGCAGGATTGAAGATGCAATCATTCGAAAGGATGGAATCGACATCGTGCCGAGCACCATCGACCTCGCAGGTGCAGAGGTGGAACTTACTGGAAAGATTGGCCGTGAATACATCCTGGATAATGAGCTCAAGAGAATAGCCAGGAAATATGACTTTGTGATCATAGATACACCGCCCAGTCTTGGAATCTTCACCATCAACTCGCTTGTTGCATCCGACTACGTACTAATACCCGTGCAGGCCGAGTTCTTCGCATTGGAGGGGTTGACGCAGCTCATGAGGGTCGTAGAACTCGTGAACTCAAGGCTCTCAAGGAACCTGAAACTGCTTGGAATGGTCATAACGATGTTTAACGCGAGAACCAGATCATCCAATGAAGTTCTGGAGGATGTGAGGAAGCATTATTCTAAGAATCTGTTCAAAACAGTGATACCAAGGAATGTCACAGTAACAGATTCTACCATGGCAGGATCACCTGCTGTCAGATACAACAAAAACGCATCCGCTTCTAGAGCTTATGTTAAGCTTGCAAGTGAACTTGAGAAAAAACTTAAGGTGAAATAA
- a CDS encoding site-specific integrase has protein sequence MTMQPKYQQLLLDDDVRRWFENLRAKSVLTATVALRNLGHYCELTETTPKEILIRARTNEKDFRYEFTDFVRKMEKEGKAGSYIARFKKVILSWLKFNDIRLQLTVNISGENETPTIANERVPSKEELARVLRKATSRGRVAIAIMAFSGLRPESLGDYEGSDGLRLGDFKELKLSNEIQFDNIPAMVMVKSRLSKTRHQYFSFIGEEGVTYIREYLEERRKQGEELTYESPLLQFDSRGTKKNAFLRTTLVTRDIREAIEQAGLKMRPYVLRAYFSTALDIAESKGLISHPWRQFIMGHKGDIEARYSTNKRLPPDIIDEMRESYRKCLKFLETRISEVSEDNAKLFLQQQLLSAVGYKQEEIDKIDLASVSNEDFQQLLRDKVAGAMSDNGAKQKVIPVSDIEQYISDGYDFEAVLPNGKAVMRVRF, from the coding sequence ATGACCATGCAGCCGAAGTATCAGCAACTGCTTCTTGACGATGACGTGCGTAGATGGTTTGAGAACCTCAGGGCAAAGTCAGTATTGACGGCAACGGTAGCCCTGAGGAATCTGGGGCATTATTGCGAGCTTACAGAAACAACCCCGAAGGAAATCCTGATTAGAGCCAGGACAAATGAAAAGGATTTCCGCTACGAGTTTACGGATTTTGTCAGGAAGATGGAGAAAGAAGGCAAGGCAGGATCGTACATTGCAAGGTTCAAGAAGGTCATTCTCTCATGGCTGAAGTTTAACGATATCCGTTTGCAGTTAACCGTTAACATATCCGGCGAGAATGAAACTCCTACGATAGCGAACGAACGGGTTCCCAGCAAGGAAGAGCTTGCAAGAGTCCTCAGAAAGGCCACCTCAAGAGGCAGGGTGGCCATAGCGATCATGGCATTCTCAGGCCTCAGGCCAGAGTCTCTGGGAGACTATGAGGGCTCAGACGGTCTCAGGCTTGGCGACTTCAAGGAACTGAAACTGTCCAATGAAATCCAGTTCGATAATATTCCCGCTATGGTAATGGTGAAGAGCAGGCTCAGTAAGACACGGCACCAGTATTTCAGTTTTATTGGCGAAGAGGGAGTGACCTACATCAGGGAATATCTTGAGGAGAGGAGGAAGCAGGGAGAGGAGTTAACGTATGAATCGCCACTGTTGCAGTTTGATTCCAGAGGCACGAAAAAGAACGCATTTTTGAGAACAACACTGGTAACGAGGGACATAAGGGAAGCCATAGAACAGGCCGGGTTGAAGATGCGCCCCTATGTTCTGAGGGCATACTTCTCAACAGCACTGGATATAGCGGAGTCCAAGGGGCTCATATCACATCCCTGGAGGCAGTTCATTATGGGCCACAAAGGTGATATTGAAGCCAGATATTCCACAAACAAGCGATTGCCACCAGATATTATCGATGAGATGAGGGAATCTTACAGAAAATGCCTTAAATTTCTTGAAACGAGAATATCCGAGGTATCGGAGGACAACGCCAAGCTATTCTTACAGCAACAGCTATTATCAGCAGTGGGCTACAAACAGGAAGAGATAGACAAGATAGACCTTGCAAGCGTGAGCAACGAGGACTTTCAGCAATTATTACGGGACAAGGTAGCAGGAGCGATGAGCGACAACGGAGCAAAGCAGAAGGTCATACCTGTAAGCGATATAGAGCAGTATATCAGCGATGGATACGACTTTGAGGCAGTTCTTCCGAACGGAAAAGCGGTAATGAGGGTAAGGTTTTAA
- a CDS encoding cation diffusion facilitator family transporter: MSSNQGNTPYRDLLTASIYWIILGIFLYSYFQTRNPLSLSVATDRVVDALSISFIFLVNRIARKPGDEYHSYGFHRVEVILNATVILLFVAMAIYSALMTTQLLLTNAIRSPASTVVSSIVTVPLLLLAAFTMQRDKKSNFRVMFIHTLQDLEIILVTLVFSLASEYFIGPSLSYIGSYAVILIILYGNRNMFRRNFNMLMEGSQVSVREVEDRIKKEFPNAHHLHIWDICQHQRVATLHLSVLPCTKIGELDKTNAAIKSLLSKYGVNHVTIQFESADPTKS; encoded by the coding sequence ATGAGCAGTAACCAGGGTAACACGCCATATAGGGATCTCCTTACGGCTTCAATATACTGGATAATACTTGGTATATTCCTGTATTCATATTTCCAGACGAGAAATCCCCTATCGCTGTCCGTTGCGACGGACAGGGTGGTTGACGCTTTATCCATTTCATTCATTTTCCTAGTGAACAGAATAGCGCGAAAACCTGGTGATGAATATCACTCCTATGGTTTCCACAGAGTTGAAGTTATACTGAATGCAACAGTCATCCTCCTTTTCGTGGCTATGGCTATTTACTCAGCATTAATGACCACTCAGCTTCTTCTGACAAACGCAATCAGATCACCGGCCTCTACGGTTGTATCCTCAATTGTTACCGTTCCATTGCTTTTGCTGGCGGCGTTTACCATGCAGAGAGATAAGAAATCAAACTTCAGGGTTATGTTCATACACACCCTCCAGGATCTTGAAATAATATTAGTCACACTGGTGTTCTCTCTTGCTTCAGAATATTTTATCGGGCCATCGTTGAGTTATATTGGAAGCTATGCAGTTATCCTGATCATACTGTATGGAAACAGGAATATGTTCAGAAGAAATTTCAACATGCTCATGGAAGGTTCGCAGGTAAGTGTAAGGGAAGTTGAGGACAGGATCAAGAAAGAGTTTCCGAATGCGCACCACCTTCACATATGGGACATCTGCCAACACCAGAGAGTTGCTACTTTACATCTTAGTGTTCTTCCATGCACGAAGATCGGTGAACTTGATAAAACTAATGCTGCTATTAAGAGTCTGCTTTCAAAGTATGGGGTTAATCATGTCACGATCCAGTTTGAATCAGCAGACCCCACAAAATCTTGA
- a CDS encoding plastocyanin/azurin family copper-binding protein: MAAQEMRIMERIDTGKAKSDRGFASVTTIVSVIIIAVLVFAAISAAAFVMYGSGIGGFGSGGPGGGANSIFIVNNTSFNRMNSVPAGVAVNNSSNTINVTSKSVTLIVEAAPTWYPGQGDFWLIYGLANPNIVIREGTTVHFVFINMDNITHMPAITTNSPPYSYMPMQGNMMGSGTDSGSGMMGYQGGGNGSWLAIGPMLPGTSANANDQAYAASNLTVTFSSSGNYYYICLIPGHAQMGMYGEISVQG; this comes from the coding sequence ATGGCAGCCCAGGAGATGAGAATTATGGAACGAATAGATACGGGAAAGGCGAAATCGGACAGGGGTTTTGCATCCGTAACCACCATTGTTTCTGTCATCATTATTGCAGTCCTAGTCTTCGCCGCAATATCAGCGGCTGCGTTTGTAATGTACGGTTCTGGAATTGGCGGCTTTGGCTCCGGGGGGCCTGGAGGCGGTGCCAATTCTATCTTCATAGTGAACAATACATCATTCAATAGGATGAATTCAGTTCCAGCAGGTGTTGCCGTCAACAACAGCAGCAATACCATAAACGTGACTTCGAAGAGCGTAACCCTCATCGTTGAGGCTGCACCCACATGGTACCCCGGGCAGGGGGATTTCTGGTTAATTTATGGACTGGCCAATCCAAATATAGTGATCAGGGAGGGCACCACGGTTCATTTTGTGTTCATAAACATGGACAACATTACTCACATGCCTGCTATCACCACCAACAGTCCGCCATATAGCTACATGCCTATGCAGGGCAACATGATGGGATCTGGTACGGATTCAGGCTCCGGAATGATGGGATACCAAGGCGGTGGTAACGGTAGCTGGCTTGCAATAGGTCCCATGCTACCTGGAACTTCGGCGAATGCCAATGATCAGGCATACGCTGCCTCAAACCTAACGGTGACATTCAGTTCCAGTGGGAACTACTACTACATATGCCTCATTCCGGGGCATGCACAGATGGGTATGTACGGAGAGATTTCCGTTCAAGGATAA